A genomic segment from Syngnathus scovelli strain Florida chromosome 3, RoL_Ssco_1.2, whole genome shotgun sequence encodes:
- the loxhd1b gene encoding lipoxygenase homology domain-containing protein 1 isoform X1 yields MDMPKYNKYMVSVFTADIKGSGTDADVFINIFGEFGDTGERLLNTDKNNFEKGTEDKFTIEAPNLGKVRKITIGHNNKGSSAGWFVDKVVVDDLGNKLVYEFPVSRWFAIDEDDGKIQRDILVGGSQPTGIVYNVQIVTGDIRGAGTNSKIHVVMHGSKGLKNSGKVFLEGGKFERGLTDIFNVEIAALLSPLSRVTIGHDNDGVSAGWYCDKVVVYCPFTGIEQTFPCSKWLDEKEGDGLIERELYEMVSLRQRRQKKHPWSLWVWTSDLANAGSDADIYFQAYGDKGKSDEIRLDNKTDNFERGQVDKFVVELPDLGILTKLRIWHQKRNPFAGWHLSKATLMKTLTKDKYNFPCERWLDTNEDDNEVVRELPAMGRQIADPLPLIKYRVTVCTGTIGGSGTDASVFLNLIGEHGDTGDRALVNCKNNMNKFEKGNLDEFVIEAVAIGQIRRVRIGHDGKGGGCGWFLEKVVVREEGQAEANAIEFPCNRWLDRNEDDGQIVRELVPSSDGQRLYNVGYHVAVKTGNIPGGSSDSTVYVKLYGDKGDTGKMMLVVSDNNLSNYFETGRIDIFTVETSDIGQINRLMIGHNNEGMRAGWFLDSVQILVPVNGKHYMFPCHRWLSKGEADGKTEVEIYPSEILDTQQLINYEVTLVTGDEMFAGTNAKVFIQIYGSKGKTEVIRLDSRSNNFERRSTDIFKIEAKDVGKVFKIRIGHDGSGVGSGWLLDTVEVKHLAMVMMPKEKKKEDKKKKKKKKDEEEEGAEEMQEVVVTYRFPCSRWLARGEEDGELQVELLPDGAEELEVNTYEVCVFTGGMLGAGSDADVFINIYGENGDTGERYLKNSDNINKFERGEEDVFIMTAIDLGPLKKLRIRHDNTRSYSSWYLDRVEIVDTKDDVTWVEFARTLFTRLGFLKFAPLLWLFRYYFPCNRWLAVDEDDGQIARELVPVDEAFMKKDEDEEGGGATLGLEQKAMSTTYTIKIKTGEKKYSGTDANVFVSLFGENDDTGIINLKACKNYKNKFEQGAINEFIVEAVDLGELEKLRIGHDNSGGSPGWFLDWVEIDAPSQGLRLRFPCGRWLDRGEDDGAIVRDLYPAELQTELYAPFVPYELKIYTSDVFGAGTDADVFIVLYGQKGVCTLQKHLCVNKRERRLYFERGAEDMFIVELEDVGDIIEKIRVGHDNRGSNPGWHLDRVEIRRLLRKGKGSETTIFPCERWLAKSEDDGETVRELVPSDIITEKLLKGGTLKRTETEVEDALETHQYQVSVRTGDMYKAGTDANVFLTIYGDLGDTGERKLSRSDNNRNKFERGEVDKFTIEAVDLGQVFKIRIRHDNSMMGADWYLDQVEVLDVDTEEVYMFLCERWLSKKKEDKRLERTFFVKGYEGERNTDPNSKMAAHAKMGLDRNANKKKKKKMAVVEEGPIIPYHFTLSTGLERDASTTARVYVIIIGPGDLETDRLWLDLPDGKKSFAAGSMEHFVRYGTDVGEIKRVELGHNGATPESCWLVDELAIGVPTKGIKYSFLCKCWLAKDRGDGLTVRLFNVLDASTISINRKVIYSTTVVTGDTQYAGTDTNIFLTVFGANGSTEEILLPKNEDRFERGQEDTFTLEVDDIAPLKKIRVRIDGSGSRPDWFLDRILLRNLTTEEVYTFTYENWLSKSKGPRRTRVCELAAVVDEEEMVEKTTYVIQVQTSDVTGAGTDANVCLIVFGEFGDTGTLPLKESANRNKFERKMRDVFRFPDMLSLGELSKVRVWHDNKGVAPAWHLDYIDIKDESMDQTFRFPCDRWLAKNEDDGQIIRELACASNDALDLSDKTKYEIAITTANTEDASTNENVWIVLEGRKARSKEFVLENRKHKFTRGATDTFEFSSKHVGEIAGICIGHITKDGKKVKSESSWHVAEVVVTEKELGNKYFFQCDARVPLASKKDQFQNFECYKSVESFASKVRNLVPVKYKIIVITGDIKDAGTDANVHITIYGVNGDSGRRHLRKKFRNLFERGRTDRFVIEMLDLGELLRVKVEQDNSGSNHGWFLECVEVTNMANSVTTIFQCAKWLDKGKADGRTERILYPKY; encoded by the exons ATGGACATGCCCAAAT ATAATAAGTACATGGTCAGCGTATTCACTGCAGATATAAAAGGTAGCGGAACAGATGCTGATGTCTTCATTAATATCTTTGGAGAGTTTGGAGATACAG GGGAAAGGCTACTGAATACTGACAAAAACAACTTTGAGAAAGGCACAGAGGACAAATTTACCATTGAAGCACCGAATTTGGGGAAAGTGAGGAAGATCACGATCGGCCATAATAACAAAGGCTCTTCTGCGGGATGGTTTGTAGACAAG GTGGTCGTGGATGATCTGGGAAACAAACTAGTGtatgaatttcctgtcagtcgaTGGTTTGCCATCGATGAAGACGATGGCAAGATACAGAGAGATATTTTAGTGGGAGGAAGCCAACCCACag GGATCGTGTACAACGTCCAGATTGTAACCGGAGACATCCGAGGAGCTGGGACCAACTCCAAAATCCACGTAGTGATGCATGGCAGTAAAGGCTTGAAGAATAGCGGCAAG GTGTTTTTGGAAGGAGGCAAATTTGAGCGTGGTCTTACCGACATCTTCAACGTGGAGATCGCTGCGCTTCTCAGTCCGCTCAGCAGGGTCACCATCGGACATGACAACGACGGGGTCAGTGCCGGCTGGTACTGtgacaag GTGGTGGTTTACTGTCCATTCACGGGCATCGAGCAGACCTTCCCGTGCTCTAAATGGCTGGACGAGAAGGAAGGAGACGGACTGATTGAACGAGAACTCTACGAGATGGTCTCACTCAGGCAGAGACGGCAAAAAA AGCATCCCTGGTCCTTATGGGTCTGGACGTCCGACCTGGCCAATGCCGGAAGCGACGCAGATATTTATTTCCAGGCGTACGGAGACAAGGGCAAGTCGGATGAGATCAGACTAGACAACAAAACCGATAATTTTGAGAGAGGACAAGTGGACAAGTTTGTG GTGGAGCTGCCTGATTTGGGAATTTTGACCAAACTGCGTATCTGGCATCAGAAGAGAAATCCTTTTGCGGGATGGCATCTAAGTAAG gcAACGCTAATGAAAACACTAACAAAGGATAAATATAATTTTCCTTGTGAGCGTTGGCTGGACACGAATGAAGACGATAACGAGGTGGTGAGAGAGCTTCCTGCCATGGGCCGGCAAATTGCTGACCCACTGCCTT TGATAAAGTACAGAGTGACCGTTTGTACCGGGACCATCGGCGGCAGTGGTACGGATGCGTCGGTTTTTCTCAATCTCATCGGCGAGCACGGCGACACGGGAGATCGAGCGCTGGTCAACTGCAAAAATAACATGAACAAGTTTGAGAAAGGGAAT CTGGACGAGTTCGTCATCGAGGCCGTCGCCATCGGTCAAATTCGCAGGGTGAGGATCGGGCACGATGGCAAAGGCGGAGGCTGCGGCTGGTTTCTAGAGAAAGTCGTGGTGAGAGAGGAAGGACAAGCTGAGGCGAACGCCATCGAGTTCCCCTGCAACAG ATGGCTGGATCGCAATGAAGATGATGGACAGATCGTTCGAGAGTTAGTCCCGTCATCGGACGGCCAGCGTCTTTACA ATGTCGGCTATCACGTCGCGGTGAAGACTGGCAACATTCCTGGAGGCAGCTCGGACTCCACGGTCTATGTCAAACTCTACGGGGACAAAGGTGACACCGGTAAAATGATGCTGGTGGTCTCTGACAACAACCTGAGTAACTACTTTGAGACGGGTCGCATTGACATCTTCACCGTAGAGACTTCAGATATTGGACAG ATCAACCGCCTGATGATAGGCCATAACAATGAAGGCATGCGGGCTGGCTGGTTTTTGGACAGCGTTCAGATCTTGGTCCCCGTGAATGGAAAGCACTACATGTTCCCATGCCATCGCTGGCTCTCCAAGGGGGAAGCCGACGGGAAGACGGAGGTGGAGATTTACCCCAGCGAGATCCTGGACACGCAACAAC TGATCAACTATGAAGTAACATTAGTGACCGGGGATGAGATGTTTGCCGGCACCAACGCCAAAGTGTTTATTCAGATTTACGGCAGCAAAGGGAAGACAGAGGTCATCAGGCTTGACAGCCGGTCCAACAATTTTGAGAGGCGCTCCACAGACATATTCAAG ATCGAGGCCAAAGACGTGGGCAAAGTGTTCAAGATCCGCATCGGCCACGACGGCTCGGGTGTCGGATCTGGGTGGTTGCTGGACACGGTGGAGGTCAAGCACCTCGCAATGGTTATGATGcccaaggagaagaagaaggaggataagaaaaagaagaaaaagaagaaggatgaggaggaggaaggggcagaggaaatgCAGGAGGTGGTGGTAACGTATCGTTTCCCCTGCTCGCGCTGGCTGGCCCGCGGAGAAGAGGATGGCGAGCTGCAGGTGGAGCTGCTGCCTGACGGAGCTGAAGAACTGGAAG TTAACACCTACGAAGTGTGCGTCTTCACGGGTGGCATGCTGGGAGCCGGGAGCGACGCCGACGTCTTCATTAATATTTACGGCGAGAACGGAGACACCGGAGAGCGTTATCTCAAGAACTCCGACAACATCAACAAATTCGAACGAGGCGAG GAGGACGTGTTTATCATGACAGCGATTGATTTGGGTCCTCTGAAGAAGCTTCGGATCCGTCATGACAACACGCGGTCGTATTCGTCGTGGTATCTGGATCGTGTGGAGATAGTGGACACAAAGGATGATGTTACGTGGGTGGAATTCGCCCGAACTTTATTCACTCGTTTAGGCTTTTTAAAATTTGCGCCCCTTTTGTGGCTTTTCAGGTACTACTTCCCGTGTAATCGCTGGCTCGCCGTGGATGAGGATGACGGGCAGATCGCGAGAGAGCTGGTTCCTGTGGATGAGGCCTTCATGAAgaaggatgaggatgaggagggagGCGGGGCTACTCTGGGGCTCGAGCAGAAAG CTATGTCGACTACatacacaataaaaataaaaactggaGAAAAGAAGTACTCAGGAACCGACGCTAATGTCTTTGTCTCATTATTTGGAGAGAATGATGACACGG GTATCATCAACCTGAAGGCCTGTAAGAACTACAAGAACAAGTTTGAGCAGGGCGCCATCAACGAGTTCATTGTGGAGGCTGTGGACTTGGGCGAGTTGGAAAAGCTTCGTATTGGTCATGACAACTCGG GAGGTTCACCCGGTTGGTTCTTAGACTGGGTGGAGATTGACGCCCCCTCCCAGGGTCTGAGGCTGCGCTTCCCATGCGGTCGCTGGTTGGACAGAGGAGAGGATGACGGCGCCATAGTGAGGGATCTTTATCCAGCCGAGTTACAGACTGAGCTGTATGCACCGT TTGTGCCCTACGAGCTGAAGATCTACACCAGCGACGTGTTCGGCGCGGGGACAGATGCGGATGTGTTCATCGTTTTGTATGGCCAGAAAGGAGTTTGCACTCTGCAGAAGCATCTATGCGTCAACAAGAGGGAGAGGCGGCTGTACTTTGAGAGGGGAGCTGAGGACATGTTCATAGTGGAG TTAGAAGACGTCGGCGACATCATCGAAAAAATCCGAGTCGGTCACGACAACAGGGGCTCCAATCCTGGGTGGCACCTCGACAGAGTTGAGATCAGACGCCTGCTGAGGAAAGGAAAG GGTTCAGAGACGACCATTTTCCCGTGTGAGCGCTGGTTGGCCAAATCCGAGGATGACGGGGAGACGGTGAGAGAGCTGGTCCCGTCGGACATCATTACAGAGAAACTGCTCAAGGGGGGCACGCTGAAGCGCACCGAAACCGAGGTGGAGGATGCTTTGGAAA CTCACCAGTACCAGGTGTCCGTGCGCACTGGTGACATGTACAAAGCAGGAACGGATGCCAACGTCTTCCTCACCATCTATGGAGACCTCGGGGACACGGGAGAGCGCAAATTGTCCAGATCTGACAACAACAGGAACAAGTTTGAGAGAGGAGAG GTGGATAAATTCACCATTGAAGCGGTCGACCTTGGCCAAGTCTTTAAGATTCGGATTCGTCATGACAACTCCATGATGGGGGCTGACTGGTATCTGGATCAGGTGGAGGTGCTGGATGTGGACACGGAGGAGGTTTACATGTTCCTGTGTGAGCGCTGGCTGTCAAAGAAGAAGGAGGACAAACGCTTGGAGAGGACCTTCTTTGTTAAG GGTTATGAAGGTGAAAGAAACACTGACCCAAattccaagatggcggctcATGCTAAAATGGGACTGGATCGCAATGCaaataaaaagaagaagaagaaaatggcaGTGGTGGAAGAAGGGCCAA TCATTCCTTACCACTTCACTCTGTCCACCGGGCTGGAGCGAGATGCCAGCACCACCGCCAGGGTCTACGTCATCATTATCGGCCCAGGAGACCTGGAGACGGATCGGCTGTGGCTGGATCTGCCAGATGGGAAGAAATCCTTCGCAGCTGGCAGCATGGAGCATTTTGTGCGCTATGGAACCGACGTGGGAGAGATCAAGAGGGTGGAA CTCGGCCACAACGGCGCCACGCCGGAGAGCTGCTGGTTGGTGGACGAGCTGGCGATCGGCGTGCCCACCAAAGGCATCAAGTACAGCTTCCTATGCAAGTGCTGGCTGGCCAAAGACAGGGGGGACGGTCTCACCGTCCGACTGTTCAACGTGCTGGACGCCAGCACCATCAGCATCAACCGCAAA GTGATTTATTCCACCACAGTTGTCACGGGCGACACGCAGTACGCCGGGACAGACACCAACATTTTCCTGACTGTGTTTGGAGCCAATGGGAGCACAGAGGAAATTCTCCTGCCCAAGAATGAGGACAG GTTTGAGAGAGGCCAAGAGGACACATTCACCCTGGAAGTCGACGACATTGCTCCTCTCAAGAAGATACGAGTGAGGATTGATGGCAGCGGCAGTCGTCCAGATTGGTTCCTCGACAGG ATCCTGTTGCGGAACCTGACCACCGAGGAGGTGTACACGTTCACTTATGAGAACTGGCTGTCAAAGAGCAAAGGTCCCAGAAGGACTCGAGTGTGCGAGCTGGCGGCTGTGGTGGATGAGGAGGAGATGGTGGAGAAAACCACTTATGTCATCCAAGTCCAGACCAGTGATGTCACAG GCGCTGGCACGGACGCCAACGTGTGCCTGATTGTGTTCGGGGAGTTTGGCGACACGGGGACGCTACCGCTGAAGGAGAGCGCCAACAGGAATAAGTTTGAGCGCAAAATGAGAGACGTGTTCCGCTTCCCCGACATGCTCAGTCTGGGCGAGCTTTCCAAAGTGCGAGTTTGGCACGACAACAAAG GTgtggcacccgcctggcacttgGACTATATCGACATTAAAGATGAGAGTATGGATCAAACGTTCAGGTTCCCGTGTGACCGCTGGTTGGCTAAGAACGAAGACGACGGCCAGATCATCAGGGAGCTGGCGTGTGCCAGCAATGACGCCTTGGACCTCAGCGACAAAACAA AATATGAAATTGCCATAACCACCGCAAACACTGAGGACGCGTCCACCAATGAAAACGTTTGGATTGTTCTGGAAGGAAGGAAAGCCCGCTCCAAGGAATTTGTTCTGGAGAATAGAAAACACAAATTCACACG CGGTGCCACCGACACCTTTGAGTTCTCGTCCAAGCACGTGGGCGAGATCGCCGGCATCTGCATCGGACACATCACCAAAGACGGAAAGAAGGTGAAGAGTGAATCCTCCTGGCACGTGGCAGAGGTGGTGGTGACCGAAAAAGAGCTGGGAAACAA GTATTTCTTCCAATGTGACGCCCGAGTACCCCTGGCATCCAAAAAGGATCAGTTCCAGAACTTCGAGTGCTACAAGTCAGTGGAGAGCTTTGCCAGCAAAGTACGCAACTTGGTGCCCGTCAAGTACAAGATCATCGTCATCACCGGCGACATCAAGGACGCCGGCACGGACGCCAACGTCCACATCACCATCTACGGCGTCAACGGCGACTCGGGCCGACGTCACCTGCGCAAGAAGTTCCGTAATTTGTTTGAGCGAGGCCGCACGGATCGCTTTGTGATAGAGATGCTGGATCTGGGGGAGCTGCTCAGAGTCAAGGTAGAGCAAGATAACAGCGGCTCCAACCACGGATGGTTTTTGGAGTGCGTGGAGGTGACCAACATGGCCAACTCGGTCACTACCATCTTTCAGTGCGCCAAGTGGCTGGACAAGGGCAAGGCCGACGGCCGGACGGAGAGGATCCTCTACCCCAAGTACTAG